Proteins found in one Sporosarcina jeotgali genomic segment:
- a CDS encoding sensor histidine kinase, giving the protein MKLTLSKKILSLFFLSLAFTILFSFFFIHFLYSKLYLESIEESIVYQGKRTAAHYHFGELSDDIIEKIQWYNVVSEYEIVVVDQLDDLSSYFPYQVNYESLVDSSDRKVLEKGSYVVKKGYVEEFNREILGAIFPIRGKDSLIGFIYIYVPLAAIQDVFKESIPLLIAAGAGFFIILFLLINRVWSTLFSPLRQLEGLAANISRGDYSGRVKAERPDEIGQLARAFNTMSSSLEAQEERKREFTSNLAHEMRTPLTYISGYTHALKQSTVSKIPNPNSENYLNTIEKETARLSKLINDLTDLNHLQEGLFTVETQPIVVAQVLVDTVELFRIHLADRSIKLKLDIEEDLIILGDTDRIQQVFYNTIDNAVKYVSEGGTIQIRLHERSKAVRYEVQNEGLTISKEDLSRMGERFFRTDKARTRTTGGTGLGLSIVKEIIRLHHGTFAMDSDPLTGTTVTIDLPLFTEEEEAT; this is encoded by the coding sequence ATGAAGCTGACATTAAGTAAAAAAATCTTATCCCTGTTTTTCTTAAGCCTTGCCTTCACGATTCTGTTTTCGTTTTTCTTCATTCACTTTTTGTATTCAAAGCTGTATTTGGAGAGCATAGAAGAATCCATCGTCTATCAAGGTAAACGAACAGCTGCCCATTATCATTTTGGAGAATTAAGCGATGATATCATCGAAAAAATCCAATGGTATAACGTTGTATCAGAATACGAAATTGTCGTTGTGGATCAGCTGGACGACTTATCTTCTTACTTCCCTTACCAAGTTAACTACGAAAGTCTAGTGGATAGTTCAGATCGAAAAGTTCTTGAAAAAGGTTCATACGTTGTAAAAAAAGGATATGTAGAAGAATTCAATCGCGAAATTTTAGGAGCCATTTTTCCCATTCGCGGAAAGGACTCGTTAATCGGATTTATTTACATCTATGTGCCGCTTGCTGCGATCCAAGATGTATTTAAAGAAAGTATTCCATTGCTGATTGCAGCCGGAGCAGGCTTTTTCATCATTCTATTCTTACTGATCAATCGGGTCTGGAGCACCCTATTCAGTCCTCTGCGGCAATTAGAAGGACTCGCTGCCAACATCTCTCGCGGAGATTATTCAGGCAGAGTGAAAGCTGAACGTCCCGATGAAATCGGACAGCTGGCCCGTGCTTTTAATACAATGAGTTCTTCCTTGGAAGCCCAGGAGGAACGGAAACGGGAATTCACAAGCAACTTAGCACACGAAATGAGAACGCCGCTTACGTACATTAGCGGGTATACACATGCATTAAAACAAAGTACAGTTTCGAAAATTCCTAATCCAAATTCGGAGAACTACCTGAATACGATTGAAAAAGAAACTGCGCGACTTAGTAAATTAATCAACGATTTAACAGACTTAAATCATCTCCAAGAAGGGCTGTTCACTGTCGAAACCCAGCCAATCGTTGTTGCGCAAGTGTTGGTCGATACAGTTGAATTGTTCCGGATCCATTTAGCTGACCGCTCCATCAAACTAAAGCTCGACATTGAAGAGGACTTGATCATCTTGGGTGATACGGACCGAATTCAACAAGTGTTTTACAATACAATCGATAATGCAGTGAAATATGTATCTGAAGGCGGAACGATTCAAATCCGATTGCATGAGCGCAGCAAAGCAGTTCGATATGAAGTTCAAAACGAAGGACTTACCATTTCTAAAGAAGATTTAAGCCGTATGGGAGAACGATTCTTCCGCACGGACAAAGCGAGAACTCGGACTACTGGCGGTACCGGTCTCGGACTGTCGATTGTAAAAGAAATCATCCGGCTGCACCACGGGACATTTGCAATGGATAGTGACCCTTTAACTGGTACGACTGTAACCATTGATTTACCACTGTTTACTGAAGAGGAGGAGGCAACATGA